From Rhododendron vialii isolate Sample 1 chromosome 7a, ASM3025357v1:
TGGCGCTTGATCGATATCCTTGGAAATGCCCTTAAGGCCCAATTTTTTTAGTACGTTATGCCCTTTGTGAATAAGTCTCATACGTAAAGAGTGTTTTGGCTTAACTTTAAACATCGTTTGCAGAAAATCAGATAATTCAAATTTGTTATATGGTTACATTGATCGGACGATATTTATGCTTATCTACTTTTATAATATTTCTACGGACTTAAATGTTTTAaattacatgaatttttttttcacggaaATTACATGAATTCGATGTACCAAAAACTATctaaatggagaaaaaaaaaacataaaagcaGAGAAATCAAAAGGACCGATGGTAGTATATACGCACGGATCAAGTTTCTTAGTTGTTTTTAGGAAGGACAAGAGCTTTACTAGAAGCAGAAGCCTCGTTTTTTGTGTTCAATTggtaacaaaatttcaaaaaaaaaaaaaaaactgtatacaaaaaggagaaaaagactaaaaaatttatcaaaattgGTCAATAAAATTTAACTAGAAAAACAGAGAGTATATAACTAAGTAATTACCATCTGAGATGTATTTGTTCTTTGATGTTTACTCAGTCTCATGGGCTTTAATTTGTAGTATGAACGAACAGTAAGAGGTATTGAGCCACGTTACGCGAAAAAACCAAATTTTCGTACATGCATGGTTGAGGGTGGGTTACGAATTCAAGGTGATTAAGGGGTGTATATCGCACCCAAATAAATGCGTACGTGCATTGTTgcaattttttctaaaaatgatAATTAATGATGGTTAATTCCAatctttttatttccttttcttgtcTAAGGAAATGAGAAAGGACCAGAAAACAAAAGGGTAGGGTTGATCAAGAAGCCTTATAGAGAAAGAAGAACTAAAATATGGAGTTGGTGGTGTAGATCACTAGACGTACCGATGCTTTGCTTGAGTTGGTTGTAATTTGGCTTCACGAGGATTAATAATTTGGCAACTTATTGATTATCATAAATGCAATAATTTTAATCGAAAGGATCTTGCCAACCTAatattgccgatcaaaaaaaaaaaaaaattccccgatcagaaaaataaaacaaagaatatTGTCAGTCTTTTGCAATCGAAAGATAGAGTTGATTATTGTAATTTTTCAACTAAAaatccccccacccccccccccccccccccccacaaccaaaaaaataaaaaaataaaaaaaataaaaaatacttgaaTGAAACATAACTGAAAAGGGGATTACCGATCATAGTCTTTCTCGTCGTAGATAAATTGTTGGCCCATTCTTAAGCCGCCTTAAATGACATTCTCCTCAATTAGTAATCGTTCCCCTTCACGACGTTCTCAAGGAAGGTGAGATAAGAGAGGGAGAAAATCACGCCATCGTTTATGTGTTTATCGATTTTATAGGAGAGAAAATTACTATTTTACTATGCAAAACTCAAGAtcattcaatttttctttttatcaaatAGATCATTCATTTGGTAACTAAAAATTCTCCCTTTTATCGCAACAAGTGTCTTAACTAACAATAAAGGTACATTAGGGCTAACTGGGGGCAAGGCACGTACTTCGCACGAAAATGTCGTGCTTGTTGGTTTAATTTTGGTATTGTTTTTTGTATgaatttaaatttgaagtttaAGTTTTCTTTTATGTTGGGTTTGTATGTTTAAATTTTGGAGGATGTAactgaaaatattatttttttgggtcattTTATTATTTGAGATTTAACAAAATCAAATGTGGTGGATTTTGTGAACGTATGGAGCATCAAAATTGGGGTCTCAATTGTGGTGGATTTGGTGGATTTTGTGAACGTATGGAGTATCAAAATTGGGGTCTCAATTGTGGTGGATTTTGTGAACGTATGCCAGTGGCATAGCAATGTGCTATACATGATCGGTTATGTCCGTCGATTTGAAAACGGAAATTATATTGTCTTGTGTAGTTGCCTAAACAATTTATGCAATCTAAAGAGATACTCTATGTGTGGGTTTGGGACCTGCAATTTACATTGACGAGAAGTTTTAGTGCGCATGAAGCACGAAAGTATTACAGACAAACATTGAAGGAGTTTGGTATTAGTTTTGTGCGCCAGGGGCACGACATATTACAGACCTAAACATTCAAGGAGTTTGATGCTCTACTATAACACTTGGAACCAGGATAAGGAATTAGGAAGTTATATTCGGGTTTGTCTCTGCTCATAGAGTTCCCTCTCCTGCAAAAAGTTGTTGCCATCAGTCTAACCACGGTGTTGCATTTCCAGAAATTGTAGTTACCTGAACAGAACCAAGAATAGACATGGCCGAATAGCAAGGTGAGAGACATGGCCAAAATGGCCACTGATGAACTTGTCCAAACCGCACATAATTTCATAGGAGAAacgggaaaaacaaaaacagtttcaaacaaaGAAGAATTCAAACTAATAGAAGTTGTCAGGAAAAACACTCCCTAGAAATTCCTTGGCAATAACAACTCCATCCAGCAATTGTTGAGTTCTTTGCCATTACCAACTGATTATTATATGGAATCATTGACTAATAGTCTGGTAATTTTCCAATTAGTTGCTGGTCGGAGGTTTAGACCAATCGCAATTCATCACCATCTTGCCCGCTTCCAATTGATGACTGGCTATTATATAAGTGACAGGTGCACGAtcgactttgcaccttccatcCTTCGTCGGCAAGCTACTTTGATCCGTCTTCAGCTTTGATTCGTTATGCTCAGCAGCTCCAACAAGTCCGTCAGTCTCTTGCCCCCTAAAACTCTGCCAAGAAAGCGCTGCTTTACGTTTGATCCTATGTGCCCATTGAATGCTATGGGTTGCCCACTTTCGGATCTCGCAAAGAGAAAACGTGTTTTTCCCTCtgactttctctctcattcgcGGAGCAAAGAAAGCGGGCTTTGCCCCAGCTACCGCTATCCTTGGGAAACCAAAAGAGCTACTGAAGGAAAGAGGTGCAATCTCTCCCATGGCCTTTGGAGAGGAGAGGGCAGAGAAGAAAACATCCTTCGCGCAAGTTTTTTGGCTTCCTGGGCCCTTACCAGTAAAGGGGCCTTTCGACCAAGGAGGCATTCCGGTAGGAAGGCCAACCACTGCATAACCCTCCATCAGTCCAGGAGAGAAGGAAGCTACCTTTCTTTGATCCACCTTCCCAGGCAGGgaagaaaacgaaaatggacCGCGGATGGTGGTCGTGGTAGGTTCGAGGATCTTACGCGGTGCTGGTGGAGCGAACTCTTCTATCATGTTGCATTTCCTCTGGCGGCCTTGCTGTACCCCCTCGATCCATCGTACTAGAGCGATTCGAGAGGAACGATTAGGGTCATATTCTATCCTTTCTACAATGCCTATAGACGAAGTGCTTCGTTTCAGATCAATGCTTCGCTGCAATCGCTTCGCTCCACCCCCTCGGTGGAAAATCGTAATATGCCCTGAGGAATTCCTTCCAGCAGACTTCGATGAACTCAAAATGAATTGTCTAAGTGCTCTCCCCTTTGACGAGCTGCAAGTCATATTGGCGTTGCATACAGCAGTAGACTTGTCAAGTTCTGTATATTTGTGCTAATTTCTGCACATGTAACCATAAATACAGGTTTAATTAGGAAATCACATTTTCATTCTAATTAATCGATTAAGTAGATTAGGTGTATAAGCGCAAAATAAAGGTGGCAAAGTTACATTTGCATTCACCACACACCAAAAAACTCTTTTCTACAATAGACCTTTAATGACAAAGATAATGATACTAAACTACAAATCTAAGAAGTTAGAAAACCAGTATGTTTTATGAAATACATATAATTATTGACTTGGGATTGaccattttgggttttggagaACTTAGGACCGAAAATACGATTTGGTTTTTTGAGAAGTTGAGAACTTTGGGCTCAAAAACCGGTCTTATGAAATACAAAATTGAACAGATCGACCTGAGAACTTTGGCCTTGGGTTTTTGAGAACTTTGGCTCAAGAATTGGTTTCTGAAAACACAAAAGCAAACGCAGTCAACTTGATTTTTCAAGAGGACAGTGTATGCCACAAACTCTAATCAAGTTTAAAACATCTGCTTTTTTATGACATGCACAAgaacaacaaactaaaaaattcaaatatttttactaAGCTATACCTACATCAAAGATATTCAAATGAAAGAAGCGTAACATAACAGAATAGTGAAACCAAATACATTGCTTGCAACTTTAACTCATTCAGCTTCCAACAAGTGGTGCATATGAGAATTAAAAGACTCTAGATTGGTAGAAATAACTTTATCACCTTAACAACTTCCTATGAGCACATCTCTATAGTACTCCAATAATTCATCAAACGATTGAAATCCTATAATGCAATGAGTTAAAGCCCCCATGGTAGAAGTTAGAACAAAAGAGTCAAGTGAGGACAGTTTCACAACATCAAATGTGAATACAACCATTCAAGATATTAGAAAAACCTCATAACTTATTTTGATATCTGTAGTAATCTTCCCAAGGACCcaaactggcaaaaaaaaaatatagttcaaaGAATCGGAATCAGCACCAGGAATTTCAGCTAGGGCTGCCATCAAATTGAAGGTTAACTTAAATGCTAGATTCCAACAGAAGCTTAACCATCAAAGTTGGTGAATACTTTGGGAAATAAATTTTTAGACAAACAATCAACTTCCAACAACAAGACTTGCCATTAGCCCTTTTGTACAAAGGGATGTCATGGAAACCGCTTG
This genomic window contains:
- the LOC131334319 gene encoding large ribosomal subunit protein uL2mz: MTCSSSKGRALRQFILSSSKSAGRNSSGHITIFHRGGGAKRLQRSIDLKRSTSSIGIVERIEYDPNRSSRIALVRWIEGVQQGRQRKCNMIEEFAPPAPRKILEPTTTTIRGPFSFSSLPGKVDQRKVASFSPGLMEGYAVVGLPTGMPPWSKGPFTGKGPGSQKTCAKDVFFSALSSPKAMGEIAPLSFSSSFGFPRIAVAGAKPAFFAPRMREKVRGKNTFSLCEIRKWATHSIQWAHRIKRKAALSWQSFRGQETDGLVGAAEHNESKLKTDQSSLPTKDGRCKVDRAPVTYIIASHQLEAGKMVMNCDWSKPPTSN